A region of the Apium graveolens cultivar Ventura chromosome 6, ASM990537v1, whole genome shotgun sequence genome:
acatgttaattgtatcaatatatagtggcaagtgactcttatagggcgcaaagtgactctaatacggtgaaaagtgacttacatggttgattagagccaaaatgtggaacacaattaccttgtataaaagtggcatcaataggtggtaaaaggaagttaaattgtatgtatatgatgttaacatgttaactgttgtatatatggtggaaagtgaatcttatagggtacacagtgactctaatatgatgaaaagttacttacatggttgattagaaccaaaatgtggaataaaattgacctgtattaaagtggaactaagaggtggtaaaaggatgtcaaattagatgtatatgatgttaacatgttaattatacaaatatattgtggaaagtcactcatatagggtgcaaaatcattctaatatggtgaaaagtgacttacatggttaattagaaccaaaatgtggaccaaaattgacttgtatgaatgtggcactaataggtagtaaaagattttgaattgcatgtacatgatgttaacatgttaattgaaccAATACATGATGGCAAGTGcctcttataaggtgtaaagtgactctaatattgtgagaagtcacttacatgtttgactagagccaaaatgtggcccaaaattgacttgtaagaaaggggtaccaagaggtagttaaaggatgtctaattgcatgtacatgatgttaacatgttaaatgtatcaatatatggtggcaagtgacttttatagggtgcaaaatgactctaatatagttaaaagtgacttacatggttcattagagccaaaatctggaacaaaattaacttttatgaaagtgccattaataggtggtaaaaggatgtcaaattggatgtatatgattttaacatgtctATTGTTGTatataaggtggaaagtgactcttatagagtgcaaagtgactctaatatggtgtaaagtgactaacatggtttattagaatcaaaatgtagaacaaaattgacttgtatgaatgtggcactaagaggtggtaaaaggatttctaattgcatgtacacgatgttaacatgttaattgaaccaatatatgatggcaagtgactcttataaggtgcaaagtgactctaatattgtgagaagtcacttacatgtttgattagagccaaaatttggcccaaaattgacttttaagaaaggggtaccaagagatggttaaaggatgtctaattgcatgtacatgatgttaatatgttaattgtatcaatatatgttggcaattgactcttatagggtgcaaagtgactctaatatggtgaatgacttacatggttgatcagaaccaaaatatggaacaaaattgacatgtatgaaagtggaactaagaggtggtaaaaggatgtcaaattggatttatatgatgttaacatgttaattatacaaatagattgtggaaagtcactcatatagggtgcaaaatgactctaatatggtgaaaagtgacttacatggttaattagaaccaaaatgtggaccaaaattgacttgtatgaatgtggcactaagaggtagtaaaaggattttgaattgcatgtacatgatgttaacatgttaattgaaccaatacatgatggcaagtgactcttataaggtgtaaagtgactctaatattgtgagaagtcacttacatgtttgattagagccaaaatgtggcccaaaattgacttgtaagaaaggggtaccaagaggtagttaaaggatgtctaattgcatgtacatgatattaacatgttaattgtatcaatatatggtggcaagtgactcttatagggtgcaaagtgactctaatatcgtgaaaagtgacttacatgattgattaaatccaaaatgtggcccaaaattgacttgtaagaaaggggtaccaagaggtggttaaaggatgtctaattgcatgtacatgatgttaaaatgttaattgtatcaatatatggtggaaagtgactcttatagggtgcaaagtgactctaatatcgtgaaaagtgacttacatggttgattagagccaaaatgtggaacacaattaccttgtatgaaagtggcattaataggtggtaaaaggatatcaaattggatgtatatgatgttaacatgttaattattgtatatatggtggaaagtgactcttatagggtgcaaagtgactctaatatggtgaatgacttacatggttgatcagaaccaaaatatggaacaaaattgacatgtatgaaagtggaactaagaggtggtaaaaggatgtcaaattggatttatatgatgttaacatgttaattatataaatagattgtggaaagtcactcatatagggtgcaaaatgactctaatatggtgaaaagtgatttacatggttaattagaaccaaaatgtggaccaaaattgacttgtatgaatgtggcactaagaggtagtaaaaggattttgaattgcatgtacatgatgttaacatgttaattgaaccaatatatgatggcaagtgactcttataaggtgtaaagtgactctaatattatgagaagtcacttacatgtttgattagagccaaaatatggcccaaaattgacttgtaagaaaggggtaccaagaggtagttaaaggatgtctaattgcatgtacatgatgttaacatgttaattgtatcaatatatggtggcaagtgactattatagggtgcaaagtgactctaatatggtgaaaagtgacttacatgattgattaaatCCAAAaagtggcccaaaattgacttgtaagaaaggggtaccaagaggtggttaaaggatgtctaattgcatgtacatgatgttaaaatgttaattgtatcaatatatggtggaaagtgactcttatagggtgcaaagtgactttaatatcgtgaaaagtgacttacatggttgattagagccaaaatgtggaatacaattaccttgtatgaaagtggcattaataggtggtaaaaggatatcaaattggatgtatatgatgttaacatgttaattgttgtatatatggtcaCTACACCAAAATCTCATTCACACAACTGTCATGAGACAACGGTTCAAAATATACCCGTTGTCCCAAAAAATCAAACCACGGGGTTTTCTTAGCTATGAAAAAACAGTTGTCTTGCTTTCCATCCAACAACGTTTATAGAGGTTTTTGCACACTATTGTCTAAGCTTTTCGATTTGACTTATTTAGACAACTGTGATTTCATGGACTGTTGTTTATGACTATTTTAAACAAGCGTGAACCAATGTTGTATGTCCAAAAACTCATTCTATCTTAAGACAACTGTTATTTTACGAGCTGTTGTTTGTAACCCTTTTACATAATGTTGCATGCATGTTGTATGTACAAAAATTCATTCCATCTTAAGACAACAGTTTTTGACAAGTCCGTTGTCTAATTTAGACAATGGTTTACTAAAACTGATATCTTAGACTCTATCAAACAATGGATTTAAAATACCATTGTAGAAAGCAAAGTTCATAGACAATGGTTATTAACATTATGGGATAATAGAGGTTCATACAACAGTTTACTGATTAGCAAAAGAAACCGTTGTCTATACAGCAAAGATggaaaaaaaaattgacttgcaCATATTACATATCCCAACCCTGCTGTACACAAACCAACAATAAGATGTCCAATCTGAATAAACCCAAACCAACAGATATAATACCATAAATCAGCCAAaggtccaaccaacaacaaactaGAGATCCTCAATCAAAATTGTAAGCCATTCCTCAAAATTGGCAAACCATACACTTTCAATTAAACAAGACAGAGATTTCAAATTACATTGTTCCATATATACAAGACAGAGTTGTTTAGTAGTGAATATTACAATGAAAATGGAAACACAATCCTTGTTTACTGCCTTTGGTAACATGCATGCTGCTTAGCCATAATTTTGCACGCCTTGACAACCGCCGTATGCTGGTAATTCTGCATAAACACAAAAACAAGTGATCAACATTAATTTGCACAAGTTTGATgtggaaaattttataatttatcctCTGCAGTAGATAACATATCTCCAAGCCCTGTTTCTGCAGTAGAAGCTAGCCATACTTGTATGTCCGCCGAATGATTATTTTTGCTATGATAAAATCATCATCTATTATAAGAAGAGCATCAACCAGCAGCATTCACAAATTGAAAACTCAGTCAACTAGATGATGATTTTATCACGGCAAAAGTAATCTCATCAAGGGGTTCACGAGCAGTACACATGGATAATGGGAGCTTCACCTACAAAAAGAATAAAGTGAGCGGTACATGGACTCAAGTatctataaataattatatatattaccaCTATGGAAGTTGAATCCATTCTTCTTCCTCTCGCATATAGCTAGTATTTTCATCGTCCAGTTCATCAACATTCGGGAACACGGGCAACTGCAGCTCATTCTCAAGTTCTATTTCTACAGAGCCTTCATTTTCATCATCACAGTGGTCATAAAAGTTCTTTTCCGGGACTTTCAACACCACAGACCAAAATTTTTCAAGAGTATCATCAATGTAGCAAACTTGCTTAACATGTTTCCCTAGAACAAAAGGATCATTTGAAAATcctaatttatttaaattaaccAATGTATATCCCAACTCATCAACCTTAACCCCTTTGTTCATATCTACCCAATTGCAACGAAATATAGGGACTCTAAAATTATTATAGTCTAGCTCCCATATACTTGTTATAACTCCATAATAGGTATGTGAAGTATGTTCAACAGATTTAAATTTTTCGGAAAGCATTAATGTATCTGCAACAACACAAACACCACTACACTGTACTTGTCTATTATTATCACGCTCCTTGGTGCTATAAATAACCCCGCTGATTTTATAACCACTAAACGTAGGAACATTCTTGTTAGGCCCTTCTGCCATCCACCTTATATCATCACCTATGCTATTATGGTCATGGAGCAATTCCGTCTCAATCTGTacaataaaaaaaaaattaaacaatttttttaggtctgtgtttttattttttattggaTGTCTTCGACTTCTTATATTACTTGTCTGTATTGTTTTTAATCAGGACTACGTAACAAGGTAATAAACACATAAATAAAACTTACCTTTTTCCTGAACCATTCGGGGAATTGTTCATTCTGCTTGGTTTTTAGCCACACCTCGTCATTTTCATGCTGCTGGTATCTTAGCATTAAAGATGCCATATGTTCACTACAAGTAAAATCAATTGCTTCAATATATTTACCAAATTGCAGATAATGagaaaataacaaaatgcacacacacacacacatatgttAGTAACTTACTCAAAATATTGCCTCATGTGATTGCTATTTTGCAGAACACATAAGTGTGCTAGATGCAATTCCTCTTTGCTTGGCTTGATCATTGTCGCACCAGATAAAGGTTTGCTTATTGCATTTTGCTCATGCCTATCATTTTTTGGCAAACCTATGGTAGCTTCTTCAAAATTGACCAAACGTTCAACGGCCTCTTCGGCAACATATGCCTCGGCAATACAACCTTCGGGATGAGCAGCATTTCGAACATATACTTTAAACGCCTTCATATATCTCTCAAAAGGATACATCCAACGTAGAAAGATTGGCCCGCAAAGCTTAACCTCTCTCACAAGATGAATTGAGAGATGGATCATGACATCGAAGAACGAAGGGGGAAAGTGTTTTTCCAGCTGGCATAATGTTTCCACCAACTGAGATTGCATATTTTCCAATTTATCTACATCGATGACTTTGCTGCAAATTGCCTTGAAGAAAAGGCAAAACCTTATTATTGTGCACCTGACTTTTTTGTGCAGTACCGACCGAATCGCAATTGgaagcaaatgatgcaatattgtGTGGCAATCATGAGATTTCATTCCAACAAGCCGAAGTTTTTCCATATTTACAAGATTCTTGATATTTGAACAAAATCCATCCGGTAACTTCATTTGAAGAAATGATGAGCAAACTACCTTCTTTTCAGCATTTGATAAGTTCCATGCAGCCAAAGGTACCTTCTCTTTCTTTCCGGGAGTTTTTGGCCTTAGCTCCATTCTTATTCCCATTTCTGCCATATCGAGACGGACTGACTCCCTATCTTTTGTCTTTCCGGGAATATTTAGCAAAGTtccaagtaaagcctcacatatatttttctcgatGTGCATCACATCGAGAACATGCCTAACTGGCAAAAATTTCCAATACTCAAGTTGAAAGAAGATAGATAACTTCTTCCAAACTGGTCTAGCATCACCTTTCTTCCGTTTATGTTGGCGTTGTGTCTTACCAAAGACATGGTCCCTTAGATGTTGTACTCTTTCAAAAACCTGCTCACCAGTTAATGGAATAGGACCAGCACCTGTCTCAACGCTATTATCAAAAGCTGCCTTTTGCTTTCTATACGGATGATGACGAGGCAACCACCTCCTATGCCTCATAACTACCGTCTTCCGATAGTGAACCAGCCTAGTAGCCTCTGTTTTATCAACACAAACAATACAAGCATTATATCCTTTAACTACATGTCCCGACAAGTTCCCCAAGGCCGGATAGTCACTTATTGTCCATAATAATATGCCCCTAAGTACGAAAGACTCTTGTCTATATGCGTCGTACACTTGTTTCCCGCGCCACAACTCCTGCAGATCTTCAATAAGTGGTTGAAGGAACACATCTATATCATTTCCAGGCTCGGTCGGTCCTGATATTAACAAGCAAAGCATAATGTACCTTCTTTTCATACAGAGCCAAGGTGGAAGGTTGTAAACCGATAGCAAAACTGGCCAACTTGAGTGATCAGTACGGTTTCCACGAAAAGGATTGAAACCGTCGGCGGATAAAGCTAACCGGAGGTTTCTACTCTCCGATGCAAAATCAGGCCACTTTTGATCGACATCCTTCCATGTTTGCGAGTCTGCTGGATGCCTCATTTTACCATCTTGTTGTCGTTCGGTCTCATGCCAAGTCATGTCCTTCGCAATCGCTGGTGTATTGAACAAATTTCTTATTCTTGGTATCAAGGGGAAATACCATAAGACCTTAGCAGGGACTCCTTCTTGTTCTTCTCCTTTCTTATTCAGTTTCCATCTAGAGGCCTTACATATGCGACAAGTAGTCTCATCTTCATCTTGTGGCCCACGATATAGTAGACAATTATTCGGGCATGCGTGTATCTTATCATAACCCATTCCTAATGCACATAAGGTTTTCTTCGCTTCATTGAAAGAAGAAGGGACATTGTTGCCTTCTGGTAGCAAAGACCCAATCAATAATAGAACATCAGAAAAACATGAATCAGACATACCATGCTTCACTTTCAAGTTGAATAACTTAACCAAAGCTTTCATCTTAGTGTAATTCTCACAACCAGGATAAAGAGGTTCATGCTCACCTTTCACATGGTTGATGAAATCTGAAGAATCTGAAGAAAGAACATCATCATCGTCAGCTTCACCCATTCTTGTGCAGAATTGGTAATTAGAAGATACCGAGTTGTCACTTTCATCCAATACAGGACTTTCTACAATATTTGGCTCCCCGTGCCATATCCAGCGAGTATACGTTTCATCAATACCATTTTGAAACAGATGGTTTTTAACAATCCGAGCTTTCCAAGATTTGCTATGTGCGCACTTTAAGCATGGACAACTTATTTTGTCTTCGTTATATCCATTCTCAAAGGCAAACATAAGTAAATCGTCCACTCCATTCTCAAACTCTCTTGTTCTTCTATCAGCTTTTAACCATGACCTATCcatattttgatataaaacaagCTGCAAAAAGAAAGTGACATGATGGTCAAAAACAGAGCATATACTATTAAGCTTATGACTAACTACCAAAACAATTACAAACCCAAATTCCCAAATAACCAAAACTATTAAGCTTATGACTAACTACCAAACCAAAACAATCAGCAACAACTACATAATCTATTAGCAATTAGTAACTAATTAAGCTTATCACAAACCCAAATTCCCAATGTGCATCACTTCAAACAATTAATTGCAGAGGTGACTAATTAAGATTATGACTAActaattaaacaattaactaattaagattatgactaactaattaaacaattaactaattaagattatgactaactaattaaacaattaactattaaGCTTATCACTTCAAACAATTAATTGCAGAGGTGAGCTTGTGTTAGAGCTTAAACCACTGAAACAATGGAGGAACCCTAAAACACTAAAAAGATAATTTAGGTTACGAATTTACCTAAAATGGAGGTCTCTGCGATGGAGGTCGAGGTTCGATGGGGGAGGTTGAGCTTGAGGTCGAGGTGCGATGGAGGAGGTGCGAAGCAGCTTGAGGTCGAGGTCGAGCTTGAGGTCGAGGTCGATGGAGGTTCGAGGAGGTCGAGGTGCGATGGAGCCGCCACGAATCACGATGGAGAGTACAGGAGGGGATAAGATGAGGAGTAATGAATGACCTAATTTTGACTTCAATTATTATGTTCTCATTCAGACATAACAAAGCTCAATGATTGGGttgttaaaattttaaataatccTTAAATTATGTCCAAGAATGTCAAAAtcaattaaatccaaataaaaatcGACTTATGGATAGTCATTTACAAATTTTATCGATGTTAATATCGACTTATTGTAGTCATGTACAAattttatcggaaaataatcaactcttcttgttcgtctttttaacagaaatccggtaaaagctgtagtccctgacacgggtactactacccagttgacttaattaatttctgaaatggatttgtcaacgatccaaccgtacggatgttaatatcgacttattgtagtcatgtacaaattttatcggaaaataatcaactcttcttgttcgtctttttaacagaaatccggtaaaagctgtagtacctgacacgggtactactacccagttgacttaattaatttctgaaatggatttgtcaacgatccaaccgtacggatgttaatatcgacttattgtagtcatgtacaaattttatcgaaaaataatcaactcttcttgttcgtctttttaacagaaatccggtaaaagctgtagtccctgacacgggtactactacccagttgacttaattaatttctgaaatggatttgtcaacgatccaaccgtacggatgttaatatcgacttagtgtagtcatgtacagattttatcggaaaataatcaactcttcttgttcgtctttttaacagaaatccggtaaaagctgtagtccctgacacgggtactactacccagttgacttaattaatttctgaaatggatttgtcaacaatccaaccgtacggatgttaatatcgacttagtgtagtcatgtacagattttatcggaaaataatcaactcttcttgttcgtctttttaacagaaatccggtaaaagctgtagtccctgacacgggtactactacccagttgacttaattaatttataaaatggatttgtcaacgatccaaccgtacggatgttaatatcgacttagtgtagtcatgtacagattttatcggaaaataatcaactcttcttgttcgtcttttaaacagaaatccggtaaaagctgtagtccctgacacgggtactactacccagttgacttaattaatttataaaatggatttgtcaacgatccaaccgtacggatgttaatatcgacttagtgtagtcatgtacagattttatcggaaaataatcaactcttcttgttcgtctttttaacagaaatccggtaaaagctgtagtccctgacacgggtactactacccagttgacttaattaatttctgaaatggatttgtcaacgatccaaccgtacggatgttaatatcgacttattgtagtcatgtacaaattttatcggaaaataatcaactcttcttgttcgtctttttaatagaaatccggtaaaagctgtagtccctgacacgggtactactacccagttgacttaattaatttataaaatggatttgtcaacgatccaaccgtacggatgttaatatcgacttagTGTAGTCATGTACAGATTTTATCGGAAAATATAAGATGCTTAAAATAAAGTCATCTTTTTAACGAAACACTGAACCGAATAAAAATCTTCTAATCGAAATTATTAACTAAACAATTGTAACAAAGTATGTCTAACAACAGTTTTTCAGACAagataatttaatttttaaaaattaaaatatattaaaagaCATTACATACCGTTAGATTGAGGTACTATCTCAAATCAGCACCGTTCATTTGATTTTTCATTTCCCCCCAATCAAAAATTGTCTCCCACCTTGGCTTCGCGGTGTTTACTTTACCAGTTTACATTCAcaatttcatttttcattttcattttatcACACGCGACAACGGCG
Encoded here:
- the LOC141665678 gene encoding uncharacterized protein LOC141665678 produces the protein MDRSWLKADRRTREFENGVDDLLMFAFENGYNEDKISCPCLKCAHSKSWKARIVKNHLFQNGIDETYTRWIWHGEPNIVESPVLDESDNSVSSNYQFCTRMGEADDDDVLSSDSSDFINHVKGEHEPLYPGCENYTKMKALVKLFNLKVKHGMSDSCFSDVLLLIGSLLPEGNNVPSSFNEAKKTLCALGMGYDKIHACPNNCLLYRGPQDEDETTCRICKASRWKLNKKGEEQEGVPAKVLWYFPLIPRIRNLFNTPAIAKDMTWHETERQQDGKMRHPADSQTWKDVDQKWPDFASESRNLRLALSADGFNPFRGNRTDHSSWPVLLSVYNLPPWLCMKRRYIMLCLLISGPTEPGNDIDVFLQPLIEDLQELWRGKQVYDAYRQESFVLRGILLWTISDYPALGNLSGHVVKGYNACIVCVDKTEATRLVHYRKTVVMRHRRWLPRHHPYRKQKAAFDNSVETGAGPIPLTGEQVFERVQHLRDHVFGKTQRQHKRKKGDARPVWKKLSIFFQLEYWKFLPVRHVLDVMHIEKNICEALLGTLLNIPGKTKDRESVRLDMAEMGIRMELRPKTPGKKEKVPLAAWNLSNAEKKVVCSSFLQMKLPDGFCSNIKNLVNMEKLRLVGMKSHDCHTILHHLLPIAIRSVLHKKVRCTIIRFCLFFKAICSKVIDVDKLENMQSQLVETLCQLEKHFPPSFFDVMIHLSIHLVREVKLCGPIFLRWMYPFERYMKAFKVYVRNAAHPEGCIAEAYVAEEAVERLVNFEEATIGLPKNDRHEQNAISKPLSGATMIKPSKEELHLAHLCVLQNSNHMRQYFE